The following coding sequences are from one Streptococcus sp. NPS 308 window:
- a CDS encoding SDR family NAD(P)-dependent oxidoreductase — protein sequence MKRVIITGGNSGIGYQVAKQLAEKGWSVTLFCRREEAAEQACEEIRQQTGNQHVDYILVDLSDIKSVREAAEQYIQKEDFLDVLINNAADFDLSVKKPILTKDGLEKQFATNVVAPFLLSILLKGLLEKSESGRIINISSQGLILYPFMKLDFENLSGQKHYSPAKTYYQNKLALLMLSLYMRKHWKGVKVQAIRVSNVKVDMSRYNHFSAFMKNLYKIKSKFSISPEEMAKVYTALSTEDRYEGFLYDEKCKEVKANAPAYEEEEQEKLYSLLEHLTFSRDNP from the coding sequence ATGAAAAGAGTGATTATTACGGGTGGCAATAGTGGTATTGGTTATCAGGTTGCTAAACAGTTGGCTGAAAAAGGCTGGTCGGTAACTCTCTTTTGCCGACGGGAAGAAGCTGCCGAGCAAGCTTGTGAGGAAATTCGTCAACAGACAGGAAATCAACATGTAGATTATATCTTGGTTGATCTATCTGATATAAAGAGTGTCAGGGAAGCAGCGGAACAGTATATTCAAAAAGAAGACTTTCTAGACGTTCTAATTAACAATGCAGCTGACTTTGATTTGTCAGTTAAAAAGCCCATCTTGACTAAGGATGGTTTAGAAAAGCAATTTGCGACCAATGTTGTCGCCCCTTTCTTGCTTTCTATCTTGTTGAAGGGTTTGTTGGAAAAGTCTGAGAGTGGTCGGATTATTAATATTTCTTCTCAAGGGCTGATACTCTATCCTTTTATGAAACTTGATTTTGAAAATTTATCTGGTCAAAAACATTATAGTCCTGCCAAGACCTATTATCAGAATAAACTAGCCTTGTTGATGTTGTCGCTTTATATGCGGAAACATTGGAAAGGTGTCAAGGTTCAGGCAATCCGTGTGAGCAATGTCAAAGTAGATATGAGCCGCTACAATCACTTCAGCGCTTTTATGAAAAATCTGTATAAAATTAAGTCAAAATTTTCGATTAGTCCTGAAGAAATGGCCAAAGTTTATACAGCTTTATCTACAGAAGATCGCTATGAAGGATTTTTGTATGACGAGAAATGCAAGGAAGTAAAAGCAAATGCACCTGCTTACGAAGAAGAGGAGCAAGAAAAACTCTATTCTTTGCTTGAGCACCTGACTTTCTCAAGAGACAATCCATAA
- the rsmA gene encoding 16S rRNA (adenine(1518)-N(6)/adenine(1519)-N(6))-dimethyltransferase RsmA has product MRIADYSVTKAVLERHGFTFKKSFGQNFLTDTNILQRIVDTAEIDDQVNVIEIGPGIGALTEFLAERAAEVMAFEIDHRLVPILADTLRDFDNVTVVNEDILKVDLAQHIQNFKNPELPIKVVANLPYYITTPILMHLIESGIPFSEFVVMMQKEVADRISAQPNTKAYGSLSIAVQYYMTAKVAFIVPRTVFVPAPNVDSAILKMVRRPEPAVAVEDEQLFFKVSKASFTHRRKTLWNNLTGYFGKTDEVKEKLTKALDQAGLSPSVRGEALSLAEFASLADALKGQGL; this is encoded by the coding sequence ATGAGAATTGCAGATTATAGCGTGACCAAGGCAGTGCTGGAGCGTCACGGTTTTACCTTTAAAAAGTCCTTCGGGCAAAATTTCCTGACGGATACCAATATCCTTCAAAGAATCGTGGATACAGCTGAAATTGATGACCAGGTTAATGTCATTGAAATCGGTCCAGGAATTGGTGCCTTGACTGAGTTTTTGGCTGAGCGTGCAGCTGAGGTCATGGCTTTTGAGATTGACCACCGTTTGGTACCGATTTTGGCAGATACCCTGCGTGATTTTGACAATGTGACCGTAGTCAACGAGGACATTCTCAAGGTTGACTTGGCGCAGCATATCCAGAATTTCAAAAATCCTGAACTGCCAATCAAGGTAGTAGCCAACTTGCCATACTACATTACGACGCCTATTCTCATGCACTTGATCGAGAGTGGCATTCCTTTTAGTGAGTTTGTGGTTATGATGCAAAAAGAAGTGGCGGATCGTATCTCAGCACAGCCAAATACCAAGGCCTACGGTAGTTTGTCGATTGCTGTGCAGTATTACATGACAGCCAAGGTGGCCTTTATCGTGCCTCGTACGGTCTTTGTACCAGCGCCAAACGTGGACTCGGCTATCCTGAAAATGGTACGTCGACCAGAACCGGCTGTAGCGGTAGAAGATGAGCAACTCTTCTTCAAGGTTTCCAAGGCCAGTTTCACCCATCGCCGCAAGACCTTGTGGAACAACTTGACAGGTTATTTTGGTAAGACTGATGAAGTCAAGGAAAAGTTGACCAAGGCTTTGGATCAAGCAGGCTTGTCACCAAGTGTGCGTGGAGAAGCTCTCAGCTTGGCAGAATTTGCTAGTTTAGCAGATGCGCTCAAAGGACAAGGACTCTAA
- the rsgA gene encoding ribosome small subunit-dependent GTPase A: protein MKGQIIKALAGFYYVESEGQVYQTRARGNFRKKGHTPYVGDWVDFSAEEHSEGYILKIHERKNSLVRPPIVNIDQAVVIMSVKEPDFNSNLLDRFLVLLEHKGIHPIVYISKMDLLDDRGELDFYQQTYRAIGYDFVTSKEELLPLLTGKVTVFMGQTGVGKSTLLNKIAPDLNLETGEISDSLGRGRHTTRAVSFYNLNGGKIADTPGFSSLDYEVTTAEDLNQAFPEIASVSRNCKFRTCTHTHEPSCAVKSAVEEGIIANFRFDNYLQFLSEIENRRETYKKVSKKIPK from the coding sequence ATGAAGGGACAAATCATTAAAGCCTTGGCGGGCTTCTACTATGTGGAGAGTGAGGGTCAAGTTTACCAGACGCGTGCGCGCGGAAATTTCCGTAAAAAAGGCCACACACCCTATGTTGGGGACTGGGTAGACTTTTCTGCGGAGGAGCATTCAGAAGGTTATATTCTCAAAATCCACGAACGGAAAAACAGTCTGGTCCGTCCGCCCATTGTCAATATTGACCAAGCTGTGGTGATCATGTCCGTCAAGGAACCTGACTTTAACAGTAATTTATTGGATCGTTTCTTGGTCCTTTTGGAACACAAGGGCATCCACCCCATCGTCTATATTTCTAAAATGGATTTGTTGGACGATAGGGGAGAACTGGATTTTTACCAACAAACTTATCGTGCTATTGGTTACGACTTTGTGACTAGTAAAGAAGAACTTTTGCCTTTGTTGACAGGAAAAGTGACGGTCTTTATGGGACAGACAGGTGTTGGGAAGTCAACCCTTCTTAATAAAATCGCACCGGACCTCAATCTTGAAACAGGAGAAATCTCAGATAGTTTAGGTCGTGGGCGTCATACCACTCGAGCTGTAAGTTTTTACAATCTCAATGGTGGTAAAATCGCAGATACTCCAGGCTTTTCATCACTGGATTATGAAGTGACAACGGCTGAAGACCTCAATCAGGCCTTCCCAGAGATTGCCTCTGTTAGCCGAAATTGCAAGTTCCGTACTTGTACTCATACTCATGAGCCTTCCTGTGCGGTTAAGTCAGCAGTAGAAGAAGGCATCATTGCGAACTTCCGTTTTGATAATTATTTGCAATTCCTCAGTGAGATTGAAAATCGCAGAGAAACCTATAAAAAAGTCAGCAAAAAAATTCCAAAATAA
- the rpe gene encoding ribulose-phosphate 3-epimerase, with amino-acid sequence MSQYKIAPSILAADYANFEREIKRLEATGAEYAHIDIMDGHFVPQISFGAGVVEALRPHSKMVFDCHLMVSNPEHHLEDFARAGADIISIHVEATPHIHGALQKIRSLGVKPSVVINPGTPVEAIKHVLHLVDQVLVMTVNPGFGGQAFLPETMDKIRELVALREEKGLNFEIEVDGGIDNQTIAQAKEAGATVFVAGSYVFKGDVNERVQTLRKQLD; translated from the coding sequence ATGTCTCAATACAAGATTGCTCCGTCAATTCTGGCAGCAGATTATGCCAACTTTGAACGTGAAATCAAACGCCTAGAAGCAACTGGTGCAGAATATGCCCATATCGATATCATGGATGGTCACTTTGTGCCTCAGATTAGTTTTGGTGCAGGTGTGGTTGAAGCTCTTCGTCCTCATAGCAAGATGGTTTTTGATTGCCACTTGATGGTTTCTAATCCTGAACATCATCTGGAAGACTTTGCGCGTGCAGGTGCAGACATCATCAGTATTCACGTAGAGGCAACACCTCATATCCATGGTGCTCTTCAAAAGATTCGTTCTCTAGGTGTCAAACCTTCTGTTGTCATTAACCCTGGTACGCCGGTTGAAGCTATCAAACACGTACTTCACCTAGTTGACCAAGTTTTGGTGATGACGGTTAACCCTGGCTTCGGCGGGCAAGCCTTTCTACCTGAAACCATGGATAAGATTCGCGAGTTGGTTGCCCTTCGTGAGGAAAAAGGTTTGAACTTTGAGATCGAAGTGGATGGTGGGATTGATAATCAAACCATTGCTCAAGCCAAAGAAGCTGGTGCGACCGTTTTTGTAGCAGGGTCTTATGTCTTTAAGGGAGATGTCAATGAACGAGTGCAAACGCTCAGAAAACAACTGGACTAG
- a CDS encoding thiamine diphosphokinase has product MNECKRSENNWTRVAVFAGGDRGHYRTDFDCFVGVDRGSLWILEEDLPLALAVGDFDSVTAEERQVIQKSAQHFVQAQPEKDDTDLELTLLTVFEQNPQAQVTIFGALGGRIDHMLANVFLPSNPKLAPYMSQIAIEDGQNVICYCPEGTSQLQPRSDYDYLAFMPVRDSQLTIIGAKYELTEENFFFKKVYASNEYIDREVSVTCPDGYVVVLHSKDRR; this is encoded by the coding sequence ATGAACGAGTGCAAACGCTCAGAAAACAACTGGACTAGGGTTGCCGTTTTTGCAGGCGGAGACCGAGGTCATTATCGGACGGATTTTGATTGCTTTGTCGGTGTGGATCGAGGATCGCTCTGGATCTTGGAAGAAGACTTGCCTCTTGCTCTAGCAGTTGGAGATTTTGATTCTGTCACTGCAGAAGAGCGACAGGTGATTCAAAAAAGTGCCCAGCATTTTGTTCAAGCCCAGCCAGAAAAGGATGATACGGATCTGGAATTGACTCTCTTAACCGTCTTTGAGCAAAATCCTCAGGCTCAGGTCACTATTTTCGGTGCTTTGGGTGGCCGTATTGACCATATGTTGGCCAATGTTTTTCTACCTAGCAATCCCAAGTTGGCACCTTATATGAGCCAGATAGCGATTGAGGATGGGCAAAATGTGATTTGCTATTGTCCAGAAGGAACCAGTCAGCTTCAACCTCGTTCGGACTATGACTATCTAGCCTTTATGCCAGTTCGGGATAGTCAGTTGACCATTATCGGTGCCAAGTACGAATTGACTGAGGAAAATTTTTTCTTTAAAAAAGTGTACGCTTCTAACGAATATATAGATAGGGAAGTTTCGGTGACTTGCCCGGATGGCTATGTAGTCGTACTGCATAGCAAGGACAGGAGGTAG
- the rmuC gene encoding DNA recombination protein RmuC, producing the protein METVLLLLLIVNLAGLFLIWQRQDKQDKYLVKSLEDQADNLSDQLDYRFEQARQASQLDQKDLEVAVSDRLQEVRMELHQGLTQVRQEMTDNLLQTRDKTDQRLQALQESNEQRLEQMRQTVEEKLEKTLQTRLQASFETVSKQLESVNRGLGEMQTVARDVGALNKVLSGTKTRGILGELQLGQIIEDIMTPTQYEREYATVENSSERVEYAIKLPGQGDQEYVYLPIDSKFPLADYYRLEEAYEAGDKDEIERCRRSLLTSVKRFAKDIKSKYIAPPRTTNFGVLFVPTEGLYSEIVRNPIFFDDLRREEQIIVAGPSTLSALLNSLSVGFKTLNIQKSADHISKTLASVKTEFGKFGGILVKAQKHLQHASGNIDELLNRRTTAIERTLRHIELSEDEPALDLLHFQENEEEYED; encoded by the coding sequence ATGGAGACTGTATTACTACTATTATTAATTGTCAACCTGGCTGGACTGTTTCTCATTTGGCAGAGGCAGGATAAGCAAGACAAATATCTAGTCAAGAGTTTGGAAGACCAGGCAGACAATCTTTCAGATCAATTAGATTACCGCTTTGAACAAGCCAGGCAAGCCAGCCAACTAGACCAAAAAGACTTGGAAGTGGCTGTCAGTGACCGCTTGCAGGAAGTACGAATGGAATTGCATCAAGGCTTGACTCAAGTCCGTCAAGAAATGACAGATAATCTCCTCCAAACCAGAGACAAGACCGACCAACGTCTCCAAGCCTTGCAGGAATCAAATGAGCAACGCCTAGAACAAATGCGCCAAACAGTCGAGGAGAAACTAGAAAAGACCTTACAGACGCGCTTGCAGGCGTCCTTTGAGACAGTTTCTAAACAACTGGAGTCTGTCAATCGTGGCCTTGGAGAGATGCAGACAGTTGCCCGCGATGTCGGAGCCCTCAATAAGGTTCTCTCTGGAACCAAAACGCGAGGCATTTTGGGTGAATTGCAACTGGGGCAAATCATCGAAGACATCATGACGCCTACCCAGTACGAACGAGAATATGCAACGGTTGAAAACTCCAGTGAACGAGTGGAATACGCCATCAAGTTGCCTGGGCAAGGCGACCAGGAATACGTCTATCTACCAATTGATTCCAAGTTTCCACTGGCAGATTATTACCGCCTAGAAGAAGCCTATGAAGCAGGTGATAAGGACGAGATTGAACGTTGTCGTAGATCTCTCTTGACAAGCGTTAAGCGTTTCGCCAAGGATATCAAGAGCAAGTATATAGCGCCGCCTCGGACGACCAATTTTGGAGTCTTGTTTGTTCCGACAGAAGGTCTTTATTCAGAAATCGTCCGCAATCCGATTTTCTTTGATGATTTGAGACGGGAGGAACAGATTATTGTTGCTGGTCCAAGTACCCTATCAGCCCTGCTTAATTCCCTATCAGTTGGCTTCAAAACCCTCAATATCCAAAAGAGTGCCGACCATATCAGTAAGACCCTTGCTAGCGTCAAGACCGAGTTTGGCAAGTTCGGGGGGATTTTGGTAAAGGCACAAAAACATCTTCAACATGCCTCTGGCAATATTGATGAATTATTAAACCGTCGCACCACAGCTATTGAGCGGACGCTCCGTCACATTGAGTTATCAGAAGATGAGCCTGCGCTTGATCTACTCCATTTCCAAGAAAATGAGGAAGAATATGAAGATTAG
- a CDS encoding 3'-5' exoribonuclease YhaM family protein: MKISHMKKDELFEGFYLIKSADLRQTRAGKNYLAFTFQDDSGEIEGKLWDAQPHNVEAFTAGKVVHMQGRREVYNNTPQVNQITLRLPQPGEPNDPADFKVKSPVDIKEIRDYMSQMIFKIENPVWQRIVRSLYTKYDKEFYSYPAAKTNHHAFETGLAFHTATMVRLADAISDIYPQLNKSLLYAGIMLHDLAKVLELSGPDQTEYTVRGNLIGHIALIDSEITKAVMELGIDDTREEVVLLRHVILSHHGLLEYGSPVRPRVMEAEIIHMIDNLDASMMMMTTALALVDKGEMTNKIFAMDNRSFYKPDLD, translated from the coding sequence ATGAAGATTAGTCACATGAAAAAAGATGAGCTGTTTGAAGGATTTTACCTGATTAAGTCAGCTGACCTGAGACAGACACGAGCTGGGAAAAACTACCTAGCCTTTACCTTCCAAGACGATAGTGGCGAGATTGAAGGAAAACTCTGGGATGCTCAGCCTCATAACGTTGAGGCCTTTACCGCAGGGAAAGTGGTCCACATGCAGGGGCGCAGAGAAGTTTACAACAATACTCCTCAAGTCAATCAAATTACTCTCCGCCTGCCTCAACCTGGCGAACCAAATGATCCAGCTGATTTCAAGGTCAAGTCACCAGTCGATATCAAGGAAATTCGTGACTACATGTCGCAAATGATTTTCAAAATTGAAAATCCTGTCTGGCAACGTATCGTTCGCAGTCTCTACACCAAGTATGATAAGGAATTCTACTCCTATCCAGCTGCAAAAACCAACCACCATGCCTTTGAAACGGGTTTGGCTTTTCACACGGCAACCATGGTGCGCTTGGCAGATGCCATTAGCGATATCTATCCTCAGCTCAATAAGAGCTTGCTCTATGCCGGGATTATGTTGCACGACTTGGCCAAGGTTCTAGAACTCAGCGGTCCTGATCAGACGGAGTACACAGTGCGAGGCAATCTCATCGGTCATATCGCCCTAATTGATAGCGAAATTACCAAAGCAGTCATGGAGCTTGGCATCGATGATACCAGAGAAGAAGTGGTGCTACTGCGCCATGTCATTCTCAGTCATCATGGCTTACTGGAGTATGGTAGTCCTGTTCGTCCTCGTGTGATGGAAGCTGAAATCATTCATATGATCGATAATCTCGATGCCAGCATGATGATGATGACAACAGCTCTTGCTTTGGTGGATAAAGGAGAAATGACCAATAAAATCTTCGCTATGGACAATCGTTCCTTCTATAAACCAGATTTAGATTAA
- the purR gene encoding pur operon repressor: MKLRRSDRMVVISNYLINNPYKLTSLNTFAEKYESAKSSISEDIVIIKRAFEEIEIGHIQTVTGAGGGVIFTPSISSHEAKEMIADLRDKLSESDRILPGGYIYLSDLLSTPAILKNIGRIIAKSFMDQKIDAVMTVATKGVPLANAVANVLNVPFVIVRRDLKITEGSTVSVNYVSGSSGDRIEKMFLSKRSLKAGSRVLIVDDFLKGGGTVNGMISLLREFDSELAGVAVFADNAQEEREKQFDYKSLLKVTNIDVKNQSIDVEIGNIFDEDK, from the coding sequence ATGAAATTAAGAAGAAGTGATCGGATGGTTGTCATTTCCAACTATTTGATTAATAATCCATACAAACTAACCAGTCTCAACACCTTTGCAGAAAAGTACGAATCAGCTAAATCATCGATTTCAGAGGACATCGTGATTATCAAGCGTGCCTTTGAGGAAATTGAAATTGGCCATATTCAGACTGTGACTGGAGCAGGTGGTGGCGTTATCTTTACACCATCCATCTCTAGCCATGAAGCTAAAGAAATGATCGCAGACTTGCGTGATAAGCTTTCAGAAAGCGACCGTATCTTGCCAGGTGGCTACATCTACCTATCTGATTTGCTCAGTACACCTGCCATTTTGAAAAATATTGGTCGCATCATTGCCAAGAGTTTTATGGACCAAAAAATCGATGCCGTTATGACAGTGGCAACAAAGGGTGTTCCGCTAGCAAATGCGGTTGCCAATGTCCTCAATGTTCCATTTGTCATTGTGCGTCGTGACTTAAAAATTACCGAAGGTTCAACGGTCAGTGTCAACTATGTTTCAGGTTCAAGTGGTGACCGTATTGAGAAAATGTTCCTTTCAAAACGTAGCCTCAAGGCAGGCAGTCGTGTCTTGATCGTGGATGACTTCCTGAAAGGTGGCGGAACTGTCAACGGGATGATTAGTCTCTTGCGTGAGTTCGATTCTGAACTAGCCGGTGTCGCAGTCTTTGCAGACAATGCCCAAGAAGAACGTGAAAAGCAGTTTGATTACAAGTCACTCTTGAAGGTTACCAATATTGATGTTAAGAACCAATCCATCGATGTTGAGATTGGAAATATCTTTGACGAAGACAAATAA
- a CDS encoding diaminopimelate decarboxylase encodes MKTPFISREDLETIVAEFPTPFHLYDEKGIREKARAVNQAFSWNKGFKEYFAVKATPTPAILKILQEEGCGVDCSSYVELLMSHKLGFAGPEIMFSSNNTPDQEYAYAHELGATINLDAFEDIAHLERTVGIPEIISCRYNPGGVFELGTDIMDNPGEAKFGMTKDQLFEAFAVLKEKGARTFGIHSFLASNTVTHLYYPELARRLFELAVEIKEKLGISLDFINLSGGIGVNYRPDQEPNDIAMIGEGVRKVYEEVLTPAGLGQVKIFTELGRFMLAPHGVLVTKVTHKKKTYRTYLGVDASAVNLMRPAMYGAYHHVTNLTHPDGPVEVVDVVGSLCENNDKFAVNRELPHTEIGDLLVIHDTGAHGFSMGYQYNAKLRSAEILYTEEGNARQIRRAERPEDYFATLYGFDFEPDH; translated from the coding sequence ATGAAAACACCATTTATCAGCCGTGAAGATTTAGAAACAATTGTTGCAGAGTTCCCGACTCCCTTCCACTTGTACGACGAGAAGGGGATTCGTGAAAAAGCAAGAGCAGTCAACCAGGCCTTTTCCTGGAACAAGGGCTTTAAGGAATATTTTGCCGTCAAGGCCACTCCAACCCCAGCCATCTTGAAAATCCTCCAAGAGGAAGGTTGTGGTGTGGACTGTTCTAGTTATGTGGAACTTTTGATGAGCCATAAACTTGGATTTGCAGGTCCTGAGATTATGTTCTCATCAAACAATACGCCAGACCAAGAGTACGCTTATGCCCATGAATTAGGTGCGACCATTAACTTGGATGCCTTTGAAGACATTGCACATCTGGAGCGAACTGTAGGCATTCCAGAAATCATCTCTTGTCGTTACAATCCAGGAGGAGTCTTTGAATTAGGAACAGACATCATGGATAATCCTGGAGAGGCTAAGTTTGGCATGACCAAGGATCAACTCTTTGAAGCCTTTGCTGTTTTGAAGGAAAAAGGAGCTAGGACTTTTGGGATTCATTCCTTCCTAGCATCCAATACCGTGACCCACCTCTATTATCCAGAATTGGCCCGCCGGCTCTTTGAATTAGCTGTGGAAATCAAAGAAAAATTGGGTATTTCACTGGACTTTATTAATCTTTCTGGCGGAATCGGTGTCAACTATCGCCCAGATCAGGAGCCAAATGATATTGCGATGATTGGTGAAGGGGTGCGTAAGGTGTATGAAGAAGTCCTTACGCCAGCAGGTCTTGGTCAGGTCAAGATTTTTACCGAATTGGGACGTTTTATGCTGGCACCCCACGGAGTTCTCGTCACAAAAGTTACTCATAAGAAAAAAACTTACCGTACCTATCTAGGTGTGGATGCCTCAGCAGTCAACCTCATGCGCCCAGCCATGTATGGAGCTTACCACCATGTCACCAATCTGACCCATCCAGACGGACCAGTTGAGGTGGTAGATGTGGTCGGTTCACTCTGCGAAAACAATGATAAATTTGCCGTTAACCGCGAACTACCTCATACAGAAATCGGTGATTTGCTGGTGATTCATGATACAGGTGCACATGGATTCTCCATGGGTTACCAGTACAATGCCAAACTACGATCGGCAGAAATCCTCTATACCGAAGAAGGAAATGCTCGCCAAATCCGCCGTGCAGAGCGTCCTGAGGACTATTTCGCAACCTTGTATGGTTTTGATTTTGAACCGGATCACTAA
- the pflA gene encoding pyruvate formate-lyase-activating protein — MSEETIDYGQVTGMVHSTESFGAVDGPGIRFIVFLQGCHMRCQYCHNPDTWAMETNKSRERTVDDVLTEALRYRGFWGDKGGITVSGGEALLQIDFLIALFTKAKEKGIHCTLDTCALPFRNKPRYLEKFNKLMAVTDLVLLDIKEINEEQHKIVTSQTNKNILACAQYLSDIGKPVWIRHVLVPGLTDRDEDLIELGKFVKTLKNVDKFEILPYHTMGEFKWRELGIPYSLEGVKPPTADRVKNAKELMDTESYQDYMKRVHG; from the coding sequence ATGTCTGAAGAAACAATTGACTATGGACAAGTGACAGGAATGGTGCATTCGACAGAGAGTTTTGGGGCGGTAGATGGCCCTGGGATTCGGTTTATTGTCTTTTTGCAGGGTTGTCACATGCGTTGCCAGTACTGTCATAACCCCGACACATGGGCTATGGAGACCAATAAATCACGCGAACGGACAGTAGACGATGTCTTGACAGAAGCCCTTCGCTACCGTGGTTTTTGGGGAGACAAGGGAGGAATCACTGTTAGTGGAGGAGAAGCCCTCTTGCAGATTGATTTCTTGATTGCCCTCTTTACCAAGGCCAAAGAAAAAGGAATCCACTGTACCTTGGATACCTGTGCTCTTCCATTCCGTAACAAGCCACGTTATCTCGAAAAGTTTAATAAACTCATGGCTGTGACAGACTTGGTTCTTCTGGATATCAAGGAAATCAACGAAGAACAGCACAAGATTGTAACCAGTCAAACCAATAAAAACATCTTGGCCTGTGCCCAGTACCTATCAGATATTGGGAAGCCTGTTTGGATTCGCCATGTGCTGGTTCCAGGTTTGACGGACAGAGATGAGGATTTGATCGAACTCGGTAAATTCGTCAAAACCCTTAAAAATGTTGACAAGTTTGAAATCTTGCCTTATCACACGATGGGTGAGTTCAAGTGGCGTGAACTTGGAATTCCTTATTCGCTCGAAGGGGTCAAACCTCCAACAGCAGACCGTGTCAAGAATGCCAAGGAATTGATGGATACAGAAAGCTACCAAGACTACATGAAACGTGTTCATGGATAA
- the yidC gene encoding membrane protein insertase YidC, whose translation MKSIKRFALSAMGVAMLLVLTGCVQVDKATGKPVGPVWDFLGAPMGEAIKYFATDKGLGFGVAIIIVTIIVRLIILPLGIYQSWKATLHSEKMNALKHVLEPHQTRLKEATTQEEKLEAQQALFAAQKEHGISMLGGVGCFPILIQMPFFSAIYFAAQLTEGVASSTFLGIDLGSPSMILVAFAGILYYLQSLLSLHGVEDEMQREQIKKMIYMSPLMIVVFSLFSPASVTLYWVVGGFMMILQQFIVNYVVRPKLRKKVREEFAKNPPKASSFSTGGGRKDVTPNQATAIMTNKKHKKRNAGKQHSRK comes from the coding sequence TTGAAATCTATTAAACGTTTTGCCCTCTCTGCTATGGGAGTGGCTATGCTACTCGTCTTGACAGGCTGTGTCCAAGTAGACAAAGCAACAGGTAAGCCAGTTGGTCCCGTTTGGGATTTCTTGGGTGCTCCGATGGGAGAAGCTATCAAGTACTTCGCTACTGATAAAGGACTAGGCTTCGGGGTCGCTATCATTATCGTAACCATTATCGTGCGCTTGATTATCTTGCCACTTGGTATCTACCAATCATGGAAGGCGACACTTCACTCTGAAAAGATGAACGCCCTCAAACACGTACTCGAACCACACCAAACACGTCTCAAAGAAGCAACAACTCAGGAAGAAAAACTTGAGGCTCAACAAGCTCTCTTTGCTGCTCAGAAAGAACACGGTATTAGCATGTTAGGTGGTGTAGGTTGCTTCCCTATCCTCATTCAAATGCCATTCTTCTCTGCTATCTACTTTGCAGCCCAGCTCACTGAAGGGGTAGCTAGCTCTACCTTCTTGGGTATCGATCTTGGTTCACCAAGTATGATCCTCGTAGCCTTTGCTGGTATCCTCTACTATCTCCAATCACTCCTTTCACTTCATGGCGTAGAAGATGAGATGCAAAGAGAACAGATCAAGAAAATGATCTACATGAGCCCACTCATGATTGTGGTCTTCTCCCTCTTCTCACCAGCTAGTGTGACGCTTTACTGGGTTGTCGGTGGTTTCATGATGATTCTCCAACAGTTCATCGTTAACTATGTTGTTCGTCCAAAACTTCGCAAAAAAGTTCGTGAAGAATTTGCCAAAAATCCACCAAAAGCAAGCTCATTTTCAACTGGAGGCGGACGCAAAGATGTCACTCCAAACCAAGCAACTGCGATCATGACTAATAAGAAACATAAAAAACGCAATGCTGGTAAACAACATTCTAGAAAATAA
- a CDS encoding acylphosphatase, which translates to MQKVRMIAQGRVQGVGFRWGVVTLALEIGGITGRVWNNDDGTVEILAQADSSATMAKFIQEIRKGPTPFSKVTYLDVQMSNFSSYSDFKVAN; encoded by the coding sequence ATGCAAAAGGTTAGAATGATTGCCCAAGGCAGGGTACAGGGTGTTGGTTTTCGTTGGGGTGTGGTTACTCTAGCGCTTGAAATCGGTGGCATCACCGGTCGTGTCTGGAATAACGACGACGGCACAGTGGAAATTCTTGCTCAGGCAGACTCCTCTGCCACTATGGCAAAATTTATCCAAGAAATCCGTAAAGGCCCAACGCCCTTTTCAAAAGTCACCTATCTGGATGTGCAGATGAGCAACTTTTCATCCTATTCAGACTTCAAAGTTGCAAATTAG